GCGCTCGGCGCTGGACGTCTCGCCGGCGATGGCGACCGGGCCCGGAGCGACCGCGTTCACGCGCACGTGCGGGCCGAGCTCGCGGGCCCACGCGAGCGTGAGCTGCTCGAGCGCCGCCTTGCTCGCGAGATAGTGGGCGAAGGTGTGCCCGCTCGAGTACGCGTGGCGGAGGCATGCGTCGGTCACGTTCACGATCGACGGCCGCTCCGACCGCCGAAGCGCCGGCAGGAGGCCTTGCACGAGGAAGAACGGCGCTCGGACGTTCACCGCCATCATGCGCTCGAAGGCCTCGGGGCCGATCTCGGAGAAGGGCACGTGCTCGTAGGCGGCGGCGTTGTTCACGACGAGGTCGACGGCGCCGTGGGCCTCGCGAATGCGGCCCGCGAGGTCCGTGACGGCGCGCACGTCGGCGAGATCGCAGGCCTCGACGCTCACGCGGCTCCCGAGCACCTCGAGCTCTCGGGCCACCTCGTCCACGGCCTCCCGGGACCTGTTCGCGTGCACGACGAGGTCGTACCCTGCTCGCGCGAGGGTCGTCGCGATCGCGCGCCCCACGCGGACGCCTGCCCCCGTGACGATCGCCTTCGGGCGGCGCTCGACCTCACGCACGGCCCACCTCGCACGTCTCGCCCTTCACGCAGCGGCCCGTGAGGCGCAGACGGTTCTTCGCGAAGAGCCGGTAGCCGAGCTCGAGCGCGTGCGACACCAGAGGGAGGCGGGTGAGCGCGACGACCGGGCCGAAGCCCACGGCCGCGTAGAGCCGGCGAAAGACCTCGACCCCTTCGATGGGGGTGCCGTCGGCGAGGCGGCCGTGGATGCGATCCATGAGCTCGGCGAACGTGAGCCCCGTCGACGCGGGGTCGAACGAGGGAGACGCGATGTCGGTGAAGCGAATCCTCTCGCGGCGCCGGTCGAGCCACTGGAGCATGCGGATCTCGCGCACGCAGAGGGGGCAGTCCCCGTCGTAGAACACCTCGACGTCCCAGGTTTTCATGGCCTAAACACTGATGCTCGCCGCGCACGGTGGGTTTCTCCCAAGGGAGCTTCGCCCGGAGGAGCCGGCCGCGTTTTCAATCGGGGGCCCGTGCGATAGGGTGGCTTCATGCGGAAATGGGCGTTTTTGCTCGTCTTGGTGTCGTGTACGAGCTTTGGGGCCGACCCTGGTGACGGGCCTTCGGTCGACGCGGGCGCTGCCGCGGACGCCCCGAGCGACGGCGCGGTCGTGGACGGCGCGGTCCTCCCGGATGGTGCGGTCCTCCCGGTCGACGCGGGTACGCCACCCCCGGCGTGCGCCGCGTGGGTCACGGTTCAGGGGGCCGCCGTCACGTGCCCCGGGGATGGCTCCGCGCGGGACCTCACGACCGATGCGCAAAACTGCGGCCGTTGCGGCTTCTCGTGTGGTTCGGGGGGCGCTTGCGAGGCGGGGCACTGCAAGGACGGCGACGCGGTCTCCGGCGTGCGCCTCCTCGGCGCCGGGCCGGGCGGCGCGATCGTCTACCGCCAGGGGGATCGGGTGCTCGGGACGTTCCTCCCGGGGGGTGCGGGGGAGGTGTTCTCCCCGCCGATCGCCAGTGGCGCCTCCGAACCCGTCTCGGCGATCGTACGGCGCGGTCGAACCTACGTGCGCACGGGCGACAGCGTGGTGCCGTACCCGGCCGTGGGGTCAGCGGTTCCCTATCAGGTCGGGCCACCCACGATCGCGGCGACCGACGCGGGCCTCTTCGTCCCGGGGGCCAATACCCTGAGGCGGTTCGCGATCGACACGCTCGTGTCATCCGCCGACATTTCGGTCCCGGGGATCACCGAGGTCGCCGCCGACGAAACCGAGCCGGTAGTGATCCAAGCTCAAGGGAGCTCCGCCTCGTTGGCCCGGGTAGATGGGAACGGGGCACTCCGTGGGCTCGTCGCCGATGCGGGGAAGGCGCGCTCGCTCGTGGCCCACGGCCGTGACGCGTTCTACGCCGACGGCTCGGCCCTCATGCGCGTCTCGATCGACGGGGGATCTCCCGAGCTGCTCACGCGCGCCCAAAGCGACATCGTGGCGTACGACGGTCGCCCGGCCGTGGCCGTGAGCCCCACCACGGTCTTCTTCGTCCGAAGCCTTGGCGTGAACGACGAGTATGAGGTCATGGCCGTCGAGCGCGGCTGCGCGAGCCCCACCCCGCGGCGCGTGGCCTTCGCGCAGAACCTCGCGGGCATCGCCGCCAACGAGGGCTATCTCTTCTACGTGGCGAACACGAACACCGTCCGGTCGCAGCGCATCGCGTCGAAGACCCAGTAGTCGCCCTGGCACGCCGCGGCGCCGTCTCGGCCCTCTGTCATGGTTCGGTCATGAACCGGCCAAGGGCGCGGCGAGCCCTTTTTTCATCGAGTAAGGATCGTCTCGATGACCCAGGTGCTCATGCCCTCGGCGCTGCCCGAGATCCCCACCCGCCGCCTCAAGTCTTCCGTCCCGCGCTACGCCGCCGGGTTCGGTCTCATCGCCGCCGTGTCGACGGTGGGCATGCCGCTCGCGCTGACGCTGCTCCCCTCGCGGGTCGCGCGCATCAAGCTCACGAATTTCTTGGGGCACGTCACGGGCCGAGCCATCACCTACCTTGCGGGCGCGAAGCCCGAGATCAAGAACCGCGAGCGCATCTCCGACGCGTTCCCGGCGATCTACGTGATGAACCACACCTCGACGCTGGACCTCTTCTTGTCGATCTGGCTCTGCCCGAGCGGCGGCTGCGGCGTCACCAAGAAAGAGGTCGAGCGCATCCCGTTCTTGGGGCAGCTCTACAAGCTCTCGGGGCACCTCATGCTCGATCGCGGCGACCGCGCGCAGTCCGTCGGGGCGCTCACCGAGGTGGCCGAGCTCATGAAGAAGCACCGCCTCGGCTGCTGGATTTTGCCGGAGGGCACGCGCAGCCACGAGGGCACGCTGAAGCCGTTCAAGAGCGGCTTCGTGCACCTCGCGATCGCCACGAAGCTGCCCGTCGTGCCGGTGGTCGTCCACGGCGCGAACCGCATCTGGCCGAAGAAGGGCGGGCTCCACGCGGGCGCGCTGCCGATCGAGGTCCTCGAGCCGATCGACACCACGGCGTGGCGCGCCGAGACGTCGCGCGAGCACGCCCACCACGTGCACACGCTCATGGCGAACGCCCTCGGGCAGCCCGCCGCCGAGATGCCCCGCCCGTCCTGACCGCCGCGCCCATGCAGTCGCCGAGCCGCGTCGCCCTCCGGGGCCGCGCGGCTTCGTCGTTCGAAAAGCGCGGCGCACCGGCGTGAGTCTGGCATCATGGCCGTATGGCGACGGTGGTGTCCGAGGCCCTCCGCCGAGGCGACACCCCGAGGGCGCCCGGGATGCGCTCGGCCCTCGTCGAGTTTCTCCTCGTGGGAGGGCTCACCCCGTTCCTCTACCCG
The sequence above is a segment of the Myxococcales bacterium genome. Coding sequences within it:
- a CDS encoding SDR family oxidoreductase yields the protein MREVERRPKAIVTGAGVRVGRAIATTLARAGYDLVVHANRSREAVDEVARELEVLGSRVSVEACDLADVRAVTDLAGRIREAHGAVDLVVNNAAAYEHVPFSEIGPEAFERMMAVNVRAPFFLVQGLLPALRRSERPSIVNVTDACLRHAYSSGHTFAHYLASKAALEQLTLAWARELGPHVRVNAVAPGPVAIAGETSSAERTELFTRTPLGREGSAEDVAEAVLYLARAPYVTGHVLAVDGGLGAS
- a CDS encoding DUF393 domain-containing protein, whose translation is MKTWDVEVFYDGDCPLCVREIRMLQWLDRRRERIRFTDIASPSFDPASTGLTFAELMDRIHGRLADGTPIEGVEVFRRLYAAVGFGPVVALTRLPLVSHALELGYRLFAKNRLRLTGRCVKGETCEVGRA
- a CDS encoding 1-acyl-sn-glycerol-3-phosphate acyltransferase, with the protein product MTQVLMPSALPEIPTRRLKSSVPRYAAGFGLIAAVSTVGMPLALTLLPSRVARIKLTNFLGHVTGRAITYLAGAKPEIKNRERISDAFPAIYVMNHTSTLDLFLSIWLCPSGGCGVTKKEVERIPFLGQLYKLSGHLMLDRGDRAQSVGALTEVAELMKKHRLGCWILPEGTRSHEGTLKPFKSGFVHLAIATKLPVVPVVVHGANRIWPKKGGLHAGALPIEVLEPIDTTAWRAETSREHAHHVHTLMANALGQPAAEMPRPS